Proteins encoded by one window of Leishmania mexicana MHOM/GT/2001/U1103 complete genome, chromosome 23:
- a CDS encoding putative 5'-3' exonuclease XRNC, producing MGVPLLLTWLRKRFADCFMPADSAVTDYIRRSTDNLFIDLNSFLYQAATIITATHRTHRFHSVDEVEDVVLRKLFDLLDDLVMNLVQPKALVYIAVDGVSPLGKMSQQRARRRRGARRQSSASPSSSFRHHEPAGNINDLWDSNCISVGTRFMAKVTEALHFYAVSRTERINAKRLREERVRIDKADASVDSAAGDSTGESYVFPFISIIVDDVLRPGEGENKIAEFIRRIRADPSYGPNTSHVICSSDTDVTVTSLILHEPRIHVLRYEPPVSLGGKLPMKPQPPAQHHHQHRSHHQHVRFSSHPHRGSCPSSHGPRRVDGRSGHAHHSPPRPSSGHGDGAAAQPPPPKDSWLSTFFSIHVFRQRLREILHLSPGNDAASAVEGAAVSLVDAEEAALTFEHALHDVVFVLLLFGNDFLPTIGGSIQEGTLDALLALLATDFVPRGRTLVDPATNRIQYASARYLLSCLAELPGNAKKGGSGGRLQVHNGGSDALDWGFTAEKEAKERDPAFIERQQRREKQHERMCYCYWTMLQWALQYSAGIVEHWGCYYPYGRAPPLSKLATYCGVLTYNALGEIARRRLEMSAAAGRVTSSIDGEVENATEEEDDDDGMDGLPTSALQAGETGTAVIDAAERGKPTDVMVQLLILIPPRSVALLPTVFRHHYKEVEAAVQAPVEQLNLVSIGAWCEEKKRSLSEEERTRFTAYQFFASDADLGTAEAPFPARDIAFTAYWNGPAVQAELAALRVSKKATSATPGTTFTASATSSTAAAGLQSKAASFFSMGRRPTSGTSSNGGAAALLAAVNINNTRTSPPPAPATAEIATPLEETPASPSTEVTPALQQQNQPVKLRHPAGDYVLWVVPCDALQDALMVKALGTMHGNRFCVGSYVPLVEQDAVLSRSGGPRQEVRLQFRLVVAPVITDTTYAARLLSGYEEPAEVGMRERIAEARKEEADQADPWKQLDKMQTLQQERKRARDVENEHASGEGELDGDLAHAAPLSAGDDGQVPQEVELQEQRQQPQPQQVTLDTVDSTVQVADAEALLKLRKEEVRRRLTALKAARQAAQQDE from the coding sequence ATGGGCGTACCGCTGCTCCTGACCTGGCTGCGGAAGCGCTTTGCCGACTGCTTCATGCCAGCCGACAGCGCGGTCACCGACTACATCCGCAGAAGCACCGACAACCTTTTTATTGATCTCAACTCCTTCTTGTACCAGGCCGCCACCATCATTACGGCAAcgcaccgcacgcaccgctTCCACTCGGTTGATGAGGTGGAGGATGTAGTGCTGCGCAAGCTGTTTGACCTCCTCGACGACCTCGTCATGAACCTCGTCCAGCCCAAGGCACTGGTGTACATCGCGGTAGATGGGGTGTCTCCACTGGGCAAGAtgtcgcagcagcgtgcgcggcggcgtcgtggaGCCCGCCGGCAGTCGTCCGCCTCGCCATCTTCGTCTTTCCGCCATCACGAGCCGGCGGGCAACATCAACGACCTGTGGGACAGCAACTGCATCAGCGTCGGGACGCGCTTCATGGCCAAggtgacggaggcgctgcactTTTACGCCGTCAGCAGGACAGAACGGATCAACGCGAAGCGACTTCGCGAAGAGCGGGTCCGCATTGACAAGGCCGACGCATCAGTGGACTCTGCCGCCGGCGACTCCACCGGCGAGTCGTACGTGTTCCCCTTCATCAGCATCATTGTCGACGATGTGCTGCGGcccggcgagggcgagaaCAAGATCGCTGAGTTCatccgccgcatccgcgcTGATCCGAGCTACGGCCCGAACACGTCGCACGTCATCTGCAGCTCCGACACGGACGTCACCGTAACCAGCCTAATCCTGCACGAGCCACGTATCCATGTCCTGCGCTACGAGCCGCCGGTCTCGCTGGGAGGTAAGCTGCCCATGAAGCCTCAGCCACCGGCTCAGCATCACCATCAGcaccgcagccaccaccagcacgtGCGTTTCTCCTCTCATCCACATCGCGGCAGTTGTCCGTCGTCGCACGGGCCGCGCCGGGTCGACGGACGGAGCGGCCATGCTCATCACAGCCCACCACGCCCCTCTTCGggccacggcgacggtgccgctgcgcaaccACCGCCCCCGAAAGACAGCTGGCTCTCCACCTTCTTTAGCATTCACGTCTttcggcagcggctgcgcgaaaTCCTTCACTTGTCACCAGGCAACGACGCCGCTTCCGCCGTCGAGGGCGCCGCCGTGTCTCTGGTggacgccgaggaggccgccCTCACCTTTGAGCACGCCCTCCACGATGTTGTCTTCGTGTTGCTGCTCTTCGGCAACGACTTCCTGCCCACCATCGGTGGAAGCATTCAGGAGGGCACGTTGGACGCGCTactcgcgctgctggcgaccGACTTTGTGCCGCGCGGGCGCACCTTGGTGGACCCGGCGACAAACCGCATCCAGTATGCGTCCGCCCGCTACCTGCTTAGTTGCCTGGCGGAGCTGCCAGGCAACGCGAAGAAGGGCGGAAGTGGAGGCCGTCTGCAGGTGCACAATGGCGGCTCCGACGCGCTGGACTGGGGCTTTACAGCCGAAAAAGAAGCGAAGGAGCGAGACCCCGCCTTTATcgagcgacagcagcggcgcgagaAGCAGCATGAGCGCATGTGTTACTGCTACTGGACGATGCTACAGTGGGCACTGCAGTACAGTGCCGGCATTGTGGAGCACTGGGGCTGCTACTACCCGTACGGCAGGGCGCCCCCCTTGTCAAAGCTTGCCACATACTGCGGTGTGCTCACCTACAACGCACTCGGGGAGAttgcgcgacggcgactgGAGatgagcgccgccgctgggcGCGTCACGAGCAGCATCGATGGCGAGGTCGAAAAcgccaccgaggaggaggacgatgacgacggcaTGGACGGGCTTCCAAcgtcagcgctgcaggcCGGGGAGACTGGCACGGCGGTGATCGATGCTGCAGAGCGCGGCAAGCCGACGGATGTGATGGTGCAGCTTCTGATCCTTATCCCTCCGCGCagtgtggcgctgctgcccactGTCTTTCGGCATCACTACAAGGAAGTCGAGGCGGCTGTGCAGGCACccgtggagcagctgaacCTAGTGTCCATCGGTGCCTGGTGCGAGGAGAAGAAGCGGTCGCTTAGCGAGGAAGAGCGGACGCGCTTCACGGCGTACCAGttcttcgcctccgacgCCGACCTCGGCACCGCCGAGGCCCCGTTTCCCGCGCGAGACATCGCCTTTACCGCCTATTGGAACGGCCCTGCCGTCCAGGCCGAGTTGGCGGCGCTCCGGGTGAGCAAGAAGGCAACAAGTGCTACCCCCGGCACCACCTTCACTGCCAGCGCCACGTcgtccacggcggcggcgggacTGCAGAGTAAGGCCGCCTCCTTTTTCAGCATGGGTCGTCGGCCGACTTCCGGCACCTCAAGCaatggcggcgcagcagcactctTGGCAGCTGTCAACATCAATAACACTCGtacctcgccgccaccggcgccggccACGGCGGAGATCGCGACACCACTCGAAGAGACGCCTGCAAGCCCGTCGACTGAAGTAACCccggcactgcagcagcaaaaTCAGCCCGTAAAGCTGCGGCACCCAGCAGGCGACTACGTACTCTGGGTGGTCCCATGCGACGCTCTGCAAGACGCGCTGATGGTCAAGGCGTTGGGTACGATGCATGGGAACCGCTTCTGCGTGGGCAGCTACGTACCGCTTGTGGAGCAAGACGCCGTACTCAGTCGCAGCGGTGGGCCACGGCaggaggtgcggctgcagttCCGCCTTGTTGTGGCCCCAGTGATCACGGACACAACGTacgcggcgcgcctgctgTCGGGGTACGAGGAGCCGGCGGAGGTGGGCATGCGCGAGCGGATCGCGGAGGCGAGAAAAGAGGAGGCCGACCAGGCCGATCCGTGGAAGCAGCTGGACAAGATGCAGACGCTGCAACAGGAACGCAAGCGTGCCCGCGACGTCGAGAACGAACACGCGTCTGGTGAAGGGGAACTGGACGGCGACCTTGCGCACGCTGCACCGCTGAGCGCCGGCGATGATGGGCAGGTGCCGCAGGAAGtagagctgcaggagcagcggcagcagccgcagccgcaacagGTGACGCTTGACACTGTGGACTCGACAGTGCAGGTGGCCGATGCGGAAGCGCTTCTGAAACTTCGCAAGGAAGaagtgcggcggcggttaACGGCCTTGAAGGCTGCTCGGCAGGCCGCACAGCAGGACGAGTGA